In Deferrivibrio essentukiensis, a genomic segment contains:
- a CDS encoding multiheme c-type cytochrome, whose translation MKKLLFFILLVLSFSVYCFADGYVLSDDYYKSDAYSKYKSRSARKANPHTKLTGYTGAYYCEKCHEGAIKEVMNSSHYKWAGPVPANYLKDNDGKFVTGGKEVGKKYKIGNCPGAYPLANYLGMLPNKDGKMVGMGCGNCHIGGGFPPADFEKATFEQKNAIECLYCHAENYDKSKRTVIKVGEKDGNPILRLTQDMSDKALQSVGRPTNDACMRCHYTAGGGPLFKRGVDYASDVDVHAAKGLMCVDCHTKRPRTDHGMIRGAGLNNWAYDHYLDTESCVRCHTGQIHKDEIYNKCSAVACVTCHVGKTGGLVHKDFSQLHQSEKSGFWLFKVVVKDEHSVPVEYMWWDKTTSEKLTPTGGKNIKGSKIYPFKKYTSRIPVDKDGNRLPIKLGLVTKGGPGEDKNGNGVGDNLEKAIFIGEKLGTMANGKPDKPFLKESSFVGFKDVTEYFSVSHGIQPKEKALKCSSCHGENPVIDWNKFGGKNPVSITDK comes from the coding sequence CAGATGGTTACGTGTTAAGTGATGATTATTACAAATCTGATGCTTACTCAAAGTACAAGTCAAGAAGTGCACGTAAAGCTAACCCTCACACTAAATTAACCGGATACACAGGTGCATACTACTGCGAAAAATGTCACGAAGGTGCAATTAAAGAAGTAATGAACTCCTCTCATTACAAGTGGGCAGGCCCTGTTCCTGCTAATTATCTTAAAGATAATGATGGTAAATTTGTTACCGGTGGCAAGGAAGTCGGCAAAAAGTATAAAATAGGAAACTGTCCAGGAGCATATCCGCTTGCCAATTATCTTGGTATGCTTCCCAACAAAGATGGAAAAATGGTAGGGATGGGCTGCGGTAATTGTCATATCGGTGGTGGTTTTCCACCAGCAGATTTTGAAAAAGCTACTTTTGAACAAAAAAATGCAATTGAGTGTCTTTATTGTCACGCCGAAAATTACGATAAATCTAAAAGAACCGTTATTAAGGTTGGTGAAAAAGATGGCAATCCAATATTAAGACTTACTCAAGATATGAGTGATAAGGCGTTACAGTCTGTTGGCAGACCTACCAATGATGCTTGTATGAGATGCCATTATACTGCAGGTGGTGGACCATTATTTAAAAGAGGTGTTGATTATGCCAGTGATGTGGATGTGCACGCTGCAAAAGGTCTGATGTGCGTAGACTGCCACACCAAAAGGCCAAGGACTGACCATGGTATGATAAGGGGGGCAGGTCTGAACAATTGGGCTTACGACCATTATCTTGACACAGAATCTTGCGTAAGATGCCACACAGGCCAAATTCACAAGGATGAAATCTACAATAAATGTAGTGCTGTTGCCTGTGTAACTTGTCATGTAGGTAAAACAGGAGGGCTTGTCCATAAAGATTTCAGCCAGCTGCACCAGAGTGAAAAAAGTGGTTTCTGGCTGTTTAAAGTAGTTGTAAAAGATGAACATTCTGTGCCAGTAGAGTATATGTGGTGGGATAAAACTACCAGTGAAAAACTTACCCCTACCGGTGGCAAAAATATAAAAGGCAGCAAAATTTATCCTTTCAAAAAATATACATCAAGAATCCCTGTTGATAAAGATGGCAACAGATTGCCAATCAAACTTGGCTTGGTTACCAAGGGAGGACCTGGCGAAGATAAAAACGGCAACGGAGTTGGAGATAACCTTGAAAAAGCTATCTTCATAGGTGAAAAATTAGGGACTATGGCAAATGGAAAACCTGATAAACCATTTTTAAAGGAATCCTCTTTCGTAGGCTTTAAAGATGTAACTGAATATTTTTCTGTTAGCCACGGTATTCAGCCAAAAGAAAAAGCTCTTAAATGTTCAAGCTGTCATGGTGAAAATCCTGTGATAGACTGGAATAAGTTTGGCGGTAAAAATCCGGTATCAATAACAGATAAATAA